The Virgibacillus sp. MSP4-1 genome has a segment encoding these proteins:
- the rnpM gene encoding RNase P modulator RnpM produces MAKNKKAPLRKCVMTKDMKPKKELIRVVKNKDGDIFIDETGKKNGRGAYLTKDKHVIEQAKAKDVLSQTFNVKVDTEIYQELLDYVEGVKH; encoded by the coding sequence ATGGCTAAAAATAAAAAAGCACCTTTGCGAAAATGTGTGATGACGAAAGATATGAAGCCTAAGAAGGAACTTATTCGCGTGGTAAAAAATAAAGACGGCGATATCTTTATAGATGAAACAGGAAAGAAAAATGGTCGTGGAGCTTATTTAACAAAGGATAAACATGTTATTGAACAGGCAAAAGCGAAAGATGTTTTATCTCAAACCTTCAATGTGAAGGTAGATACAGAAATATATCAGGAATTACTAGACTACGTTGAAGGTGTAAAGCATTGA
- a CDS encoding ribosomal L7Ae/L30e/S12e/Gadd45 family protein translates to MKNSYLNLIGLAFRAGKCSLGEEAILKDIRSKQMKLLIIAKDAAPNTKKKFTDKCTYYDIPYVIGDNRDQLSQAIGKDGRVAVGIKDSGFAGKIISMLEETNRG, encoded by the coding sequence TTGAAAAATTCCTACTTAAATCTGATTGGATTGGCATTTAGAGCTGGGAAATGCAGTTTAGGAGAGGAAGCCATTTTAAAAGATATTCGCTCAAAGCAGATGAAGCTGTTAATCATAGCAAAAGATGCAGCACCAAACACAAAAAAGAAATTTACAGATAAGTGTACGTATTATGATATACCGTATGTCATTGGAGATAATCGTGACCAATTATCACAGGCCATTGGTAAAGATGGTCGTGTGGCTGTGGGTATTAAAGACAGTGGATTTGCCGGAAAGATTATCTCCATGCTCGAAGAAACTAACCGGGGGTGA
- the infB gene encoding translation initiation factor IF-2: MSKLRIYEYAKQNQLKSKEVIEKLKSLDIEVSNHMSTITDGTKAILDKEFGFGGTVKDDQSKQKDNKPEQTKQNNSNSKNKKNNQAQNAGQKQQENKKNGHKKGKQKKNKNTMKQQNQNQNEKQQSNKKPATPGKITFSGSLTVGELAEKLNKEPSGLIKKLMFLGVMATINQDLDKDTIELLCEEYGVEVEEEVVVDETDIENYDFEDAEEDLIERPSVVTIMGHVDHGKTTLLDSIRHTKVTEGEAGGITQHIGAYQIEPENGKKVTFLDTPGHAAFTSMRSRGAQVTDIAILVVAADDGVMPQTVEAINHAKAAEVPIIIAVNKVDKEGANPDRVMQELTEYELVPEDWGGDTIYVPVSALKGEGIDDLLEMITLVAEVEELKANPDRLAVGTVIEAELDKGRGPVATLLVQNGTLNVSDSLVVGHTFGRVRAMVNDEGRRIQEAGPSTPVEITGLNEVPEAGDRFVVFEDEKKARQIGEARQQQQIEAQRNDSAKVNIDDLFEQIKQQDMKEINIIVKADVQGSVEAVAASLRKIEVEGVKVKIIHTGVGAITESDIILASASNAIVIGFNVRPDANAKKTAETENVDVRLHRVIYKAIEEIESAMKGMLDPEYHEKITGQAEVRETFKVSKVGTIAGCYVTDGKITRNAGVRLIRDSIVQFEGEIDSLKRYKDDVKEVAQGYECGITIKNYNDIKEGDIIEAFVMEEVKPV; encoded by the coding sequence ATGAGTAAATTGCGAATTTACGAATACGCAAAACAGAACCAATTAAAAAGTAAGGAAGTTATTGAAAAACTTAAAAGTTTAGATATAGAGGTATCCAATCACATGTCCACCATAACAGATGGAACTAAAGCTATTCTGGATAAGGAATTTGGATTTGGTGGAACGGTGAAGGATGACCAGTCGAAACAGAAGGATAATAAGCCGGAGCAAACTAAGCAAAACAACAGTAACTCTAAGAATAAGAAAAACAACCAAGCTCAAAATGCCGGTCAAAAGCAACAGGAAAACAAAAAAAATGGTCATAAAAAAGGGAAACAAAAGAAAAATAAAAATACTATGAAACAACAAAATCAAAATCAGAATGAAAAACAACAATCAAATAAAAAACCGGCAACACCTGGAAAAATAACTTTCTCCGGCTCTTTAACAGTAGGAGAACTTGCCGAGAAATTAAACAAAGAGCCTTCCGGGCTTATTAAAAAATTGATGTTTCTTGGTGTGATGGCCACAATTAATCAGGATCTTGATAAGGATACCATCGAACTTCTTTGTGAGGAATATGGTGTAGAAGTTGAAGAAGAAGTGGTGGTTGATGAAACAGACATCGAAAATTATGACTTTGAAGATGCTGAAGAGGATTTAATTGAGCGTCCATCCGTAGTGACAATTATGGGTCACGTTGACCACGGAAAAACCACTTTGCTTGATTCCATTCGCCATACAAAGGTGACAGAGGGAGAAGCAGGCGGAATTACTCAACATATTGGTGCCTACCAGATTGAGCCGGAAAATGGTAAGAAAGTAACCTTCCTGGATACACCGGGTCACGCCGCCTTTACAAGTATGCGCTCAAGGGGTGCTCAGGTAACCGACATTGCCATCCTGGTGGTGGCTGCTGATGACGGCGTTATGCCACAGACTGTTGAAGCCATCAATCATGCGAAAGCAGCTGAAGTACCTATTATTATCGCTGTTAATAAGGTTGATAAAGAGGGGGCCAATCCTGACCGTGTTATGCAGGAATTGACGGAGTACGAGCTCGTTCCCGAAGACTGGGGCGGAGATACGATTTATGTTCCTGTGTCTGCACTTAAAGGAGAAGGCATTGATGATTTACTTGAAATGATCACCCTGGTTGCTGAGGTTGAAGAACTGAAGGCTAATCCTGATCGCCTTGCTGTCGGTACAGTAATAGAAGCCGAATTAGACAAAGGCCGTGGTCCAGTTGCCACTTTACTAGTTCAAAATGGAACACTGAATGTCAGTGATTCGTTAGTTGTGGGTCATACATTTGGACGTGTAAGAGCTATGGTCAATGATGAAGGACGTCGTATACAAGAAGCAGGACCATCTACTCCAGTTGAGATTACAGGCCTGAATGAAGTGCCTGAAGCGGGTGACCGATTTGTTGTCTTTGAGGACGAAAAGAAAGCCCGTCAAATTGGTGAAGCAAGACAACAGCAGCAAATTGAAGCACAGCGTAACGATTCCGCGAAAGTAAATATTGATGATCTCTTTGAACAAATAAAACAGCAGGATATGAAAGAAATTAATATTATTGTAAAAGCAGATGTTCAGGGATCCGTTGAGGCTGTTGCTGCATCCTTGCGTAAAATTGAGGTTGAAGGTGTTAAAGTTAAAATCATTCATACGGGAGTAGGCGCCATTACAGAGTCAGATATTATCCTGGCCTCTGCATCTAACGCTATTGTGATTGGTTTTAACGTAAGACCAGATGCCAATGCGAAGAAAACAGCAGAAACAGAAAATGTGGATGTAAGGCTGCATCGTGTTATTTATAAAGCCATTGAAGAGATTGAATCAGCAATGAAAGGTATGCTGGACCCTGAGTATCATGAGAAGATCACAGGTCAGGCAGAAGTCCGTGAGACCTTTAAAGTTTCTAAAGTTGGAACCATTGCGGGTTGCTATGTTACGGATGGTAAAATCACCCGAAATGCCGGTGTGCGTCTTATTAGAGACAGTATTGTTCAATTTGAAGGTGAAATTGATTCATTAAAGCGTTATAAAGATGATGTAAAAGAAGTTGCTCAAGGGTATGAGTGCGGAATTACAATTAAAAACTACAATGATATTAAAGAAGGAGATATTATTGAAGCCTTTGTTATGGAGGAAGTTAAACCTGTATGA
- a CDS encoding DUF503 domain-containing protein: MIVYLEIECFIYDTHSLKQKRSVLKRFMHRIRQSFNVSISELDYQDLWQRTLLGIAHVSSDKVHAEKVLQEIVKLTDSFSELEVTNKQIEWL; encoded by the coding sequence ATGATTGTCTATCTTGAAATCGAATGCTTCATTTATGACACCCATTCACTAAAGCAGAAACGGTCTGTGCTTAAACGCTTTATGCACAGGATCAGGCAATCATTTAATGTGTCCATAAGTGAACTTGATTATCAGGATTTGTGGCAAAGAACATTACTAGGCATCGCACATGTCTCATCTGACAAAGTACATGCAGAAAAGGTTCTTCAGGAAATCGTAAAATTAACAGACTCCTTTTCTGAACTTGAAGTAACAAATAAACAAATTGAGTGGTTATAG
- the rbfA gene encoding 30S ribosome-binding factor RbfA has translation MSELRVNRIAEQMKKELGDIIGKKMKDPRIGFVTVTDVKVTGDLQQAKIFISVLGDDEQKHETLAGLAKAKGFIRSEIGKRIRLRKTPEISFEFDETIEYGNRIERLISELNEDTDKQ, from the coding sequence ATGAGTGAACTTCGTGTCAATCGAATCGCAGAACAAATGAAAAAAGAACTTGGGGATATTATTGGCAAAAAAATGAAAGACCCCCGTATTGGATTTGTTACGGTCACAGACGTAAAAGTCACCGGTGATTTGCAACAGGCAAAAATTTTCATCTCTGTTTTAGGAGATGACGAGCAAAAGCATGAAACACTCGCAGGACTTGCAAAAGCAAAAGGGTTTATCCGCTCCGAAATAGGAAAGCGAATTCGCTTACGCAAAACTCCTGAGATAAGCTTTGAATTTGACGAGACGATTGAATACGGGAACCGAATTGAACGGCTAATAAGTGAACTCAACGAAGACACGGATAAACAGTAG
- the truB gene encoding tRNA pseudouridine(55) synthase TruB: MEGILPLWKEPGLTSHDCVFKVRKLLKIKKVGHTGTLDPQVDGILPICIGQATKISSIIMESPKVYEAEITLGIATETEDQEGQAIKKEKVSETLTIDDIERALSDFEGEIEQTPPMYSAVKVKGKKLYEYARMGIEVERPQRSVTIHHMELLSESIDWSEDYSTASFRIRVKCSKGTYIRTLCVDIGSALGYPAHMSQLTRTESGTFCQTQSITLEDLRKAVVDDKIEENLYSIDFALQKFDTLYISEQDVSRYKHGQVLPLPGNMPSTDPFRIKVETTNELIALYQIHPSKKDFMKPHKMFQVPAQT, translated from the coding sequence ATGGAAGGAATCCTCCCTCTATGGAAAGAACCTGGTTTGACCTCACACGACTGTGTATTTAAGGTTCGGAAGCTTTTAAAAATAAAAAAAGTCGGTCATACAGGAACGCTCGACCCTCAGGTTGATGGAATTTTACCGATTTGTATTGGTCAAGCCACAAAAATATCTTCCATTATTATGGAATCTCCAAAAGTTTACGAAGCGGAAATAACGCTTGGAATTGCTACTGAAACAGAAGATCAGGAAGGTCAAGCCATCAAAAAGGAAAAGGTTTCAGAGACACTCACGATTGATGATATTGAACGGGCACTATCAGACTTCGAAGGGGAAATCGAGCAGACTCCACCCATGTATTCTGCTGTAAAAGTAAAAGGGAAAAAGCTTTACGAGTATGCGAGAATGGGGATAGAAGTAGAGCGCCCTCAAAGAAGTGTAACCATTCATCATATGGAGCTTTTATCTGAAAGCATTGACTGGTCAGAGGATTATTCAACAGCTTCCTTTCGTATACGTGTAAAATGTTCAAAAGGTACGTATATTCGCACATTATGTGTAGATATAGGTTCCGCTTTAGGCTATCCTGCACATATGTCACAGCTGACTCGAACGGAATCGGGGACATTTTGTCAGACACAGTCAATTACGTTAGAGGATCTGAGAAAGGCTGTAGTTGATGATAAAATAGAAGAAAATCTGTACTCAATCGACTTTGCTCTCCAAAAATTTGATACACTGTATATAAGCGAACAGGATGTCTCCCGCTATAAACATGGACAAGTGCTACCTTTACCTGGAAATATGCCGAGTACAGACCCTTTCCGAATTAAAGTTGAAACGACAAATGAATTAATCGCTCTCTATCAGATTCATCCCAGTAAGAAGGATTTTATGAAGCCCCATAAAATGTTTCAGGTTCCTGCTCAAACGTAG
- the ribF gene encoding riboflavin biosynthesis protein RibF produces MEVFELEYPIDKSLDVKDMSLAIGYFDGVHLGHQKVIGEAKKAAEEKDLKSAVMTFHPHPSVVLNKEIQEVHYLTPKRAKLEQFENLGIDYVFIVKFNESLAQLEPDNFAEEFLIKLGVKHLVAGFDFTYGHKGKGNMDTMKEHSKGEFTLSMIEKVSHNNEKISSTAIRNKIAEGRMDDAHHLLGRPYRLKGRVEKGSQRGHTIGFPTANIQLSDNYYLPRVGVYAVQFALNGSTYYGMANLGYKPTFQEDDAKPSLEVYIFDFSGNIYGKEAEVDFFTYIREEQKFFGIEELKSQLRHDEEMIRQFFAISS; encoded by the coding sequence ATGGAAGTATTTGAACTGGAATATCCAATTGATAAATCGCTGGATGTAAAGGATATGTCTCTTGCTATTGGTTATTTTGACGGAGTTCATCTTGGTCATCAGAAGGTCATTGGTGAGGCAAAAAAAGCGGCTGAAGAAAAAGATTTAAAAAGTGCTGTGATGACCTTTCATCCTCATCCTTCTGTTGTTTTAAATAAAGAAATTCAGGAGGTTCATTATCTTACTCCAAAAAGAGCTAAGCTGGAGCAATTTGAAAACCTGGGAATTGATTATGTCTTTATCGTAAAATTTAATGAATCTCTGGCGCAATTGGAACCCGATAATTTTGCAGAAGAGTTTTTAATTAAACTTGGTGTTAAGCACCTGGTTGCAGGCTTTGATTTTACATATGGTCATAAGGGTAAAGGAAATATGGACACCATGAAGGAACATTCCAAAGGTGAGTTTACCTTGTCGATGATAGAAAAAGTGAGTCATAATAATGAAAAGATTAGTTCTACAGCTATTCGTAACAAGATAGCTGAAGGCCGGATGGACGATGCCCACCACCTGTTAGGAAGACCCTATCGTTTAAAAGGAAGAGTTGAGAAGGGAAGTCAAAGGGGTCATACAATCGGATTTCCCACTGCAAATATACAGCTTTCTGATAACTATTATTTACCTAGGGTCGGCGTATATGCAGTACAGTTTGCCTTAAATGGATCAACCTATTACGGAATGGCTAACCTTGGCTACAAACCTACATTTCAGGAAGATGATGCAAAACCATCCCTGGAAGTGTATATTTTTGATTTTTCTGGCAATATTTATGGTAAAGAGGCAGAGGTGGACTTCTTTACGTATATACGGGAAGAACAAAAATTTTTCGGTATTGAGGAGTTAAAATCACAGCTCCGTCATGACGAGGAAATGATACGACAATTTTTTGCGATTTCTTCATAA
- the rpsO gene encoding 30S ribosomal protein S15, translated as MALTQERKNEIINEFKTHENDTGSPEVQVAVLTEEITKLNEHLRDHKKDHHSRRGLLKMVGKRRNLLNYLRKKDVTRYRELIKKLGLRR; from the coding sequence ATGGCTTTAACACAAGAACGTAAGAATGAAATCATCAATGAGTTTAAGACACATGAAAACGATACTGGATCTCCAGAGGTTCAAGTTGCTGTCCTAACTGAAGAGATTACCAAGCTTAACGAGCATTTACGTGATCATAAAAAGGATCACCATTCTCGTCGTGGTCTTTTGAAAATGGTAGGTAAACGCCGTAACTTGCTGAACTACTTACGTAAAAAAGATGTAACTCGCTACCGTGAGTTAATTAAAAAACTTGGTCTGCGTCGCTAA
- the pnp gene encoding polyribonucleotide nucleotidyltransferase has protein sequence MAEDKKEYSIDIAGRTLKVEIGELAKQANGACMIRYGETAVLCTATASNEPKNLNFFPLTVNYEERLYAVGKIPGGFIKREGRPSEKAILTSRLIDRPIRPLFPDGFRNEVQVISTVMSVDQDCSSEVVAMLGSSIALGVSDIPFNGPIAGVIVGRIDGEFIINPTVEQLEKSDINLSVAGTKDAVNMVEAGANEVPEEVMLEAIMFGHKEIQRLVEFQEKIIEEAGKEKMEVELFQPEASIREQVEKDAKEELIQAIQVEEKHARDEAIEKVKNEVLEKYTEEEQDEDVLGQVRDVLDALVKDEVRRLITKENVRPDGRAPDEIRPLSSRVGVLPRAHGSGLFTRGQTQALSVCTLGALGDVQILDGLDLEESKRFMHHYNFPSFSVGETGPIRGPGRREIGHGALGERALEPIVPSEKEFPYTIRVVSEVLESNGSTSQASICGSTMAMMDAGVPIKAPVAGIAMGLVKQDEDYTILTDIQGMEDHLGDMDFKVAGTKDGVTALQMDIKIEGLSREILKEALTQAKKGRMHILGHMLETIQQPRHELSAHAPKILTMSINPDKIRDVIGPSGKQINQIIEETGVKIDIEQDGNIFISSADMDMNKHAKQIIEDLVREVEVGKTYLGKVKRIEKFGAFVELFKGKEGLVHISQLDERHIKNVSDVVSIGDDILVKVKEIDNQGRVNLSRKDAMKEQGAANKETE, from the coding sequence ATGGCAGAAGATAAGAAGGAGTACTCCATTGACATAGCTGGCCGTACGCTTAAAGTTGAAATTGGCGAACTTGCTAAACAGGCAAATGGCGCATGCATGATACGATATGGAGAAACAGCTGTATTATGTACAGCTACTGCATCAAATGAACCGAAGAATCTTAACTTTTTCCCGCTTACAGTGAACTATGAAGAAAGATTATATGCTGTAGGGAAAATTCCGGGTGGATTTATTAAGCGTGAAGGCAGACCAAGTGAAAAAGCAATACTAACCTCCCGACTCATTGACCGGCCAATCAGACCACTATTTCCTGATGGATTCCGTAACGAGGTACAGGTAATAAGTACCGTTATGAGTGTTGATCAGGACTGCTCTTCAGAAGTAGTCGCAATGCTCGGGTCCTCCATTGCGTTAGGAGTTTCTGATATTCCGTTTAACGGACCGATTGCAGGCGTTATTGTTGGACGAATTGATGGCGAGTTTATTATTAATCCTACTGTAGAGCAATTGGAGAAAAGTGATATCAATCTGTCTGTTGCAGGTACGAAGGATGCTGTTAACATGGTAGAAGCTGGAGCTAATGAAGTTCCGGAAGAAGTCATGCTGGAAGCCATCATGTTTGGTCATAAAGAAATACAGAGACTGGTTGAATTTCAGGAAAAAATTATTGAAGAAGCCGGAAAAGAAAAAATGGAAGTTGAACTATTCCAACCAGAAGCATCCATCAGGGAACAGGTTGAAAAAGATGCTAAGGAAGAATTAATCCAGGCTATTCAGGTAGAGGAAAAACATGCAAGAGATGAAGCGATTGAAAAAGTAAAAAATGAAGTGCTGGAGAAATATACAGAAGAAGAACAGGATGAAGATGTCCTTGGACAAGTTCGGGATGTACTTGATGCATTGGTTAAGGATGAAGTACGCCGTTTAATCACAAAAGAAAATGTGCGTCCGGATGGTCGTGCTCCGGATGAAATCAGACCATTATCTTCCCGTGTGGGTGTGTTGCCAAGAGCACATGGATCGGGTCTGTTTACAAGAGGTCAAACCCAGGCCTTAAGTGTATGTACATTAGGTGCATTGGGTGATGTCCAGATTTTAGATGGACTTGACCTGGAAGAATCCAAGCGCTTTATGCATCATTATAATTTCCCTTCCTTTAGTGTAGGAGAGACCGGCCCAATTAGAGGACCAGGACGCCGTGAAATTGGACATGGTGCACTTGGTGAACGTGCTTTAGAGCCTATTGTTCCTTCTGAAAAAGAATTCCCATACACAATCAGGGTTGTTTCTGAAGTGTTGGAGTCAAACGGCTCAACATCCCAGGCAAGTATTTGTGGAAGCACGATGGCCATGATGGATGCGGGTGTACCTATAAAAGCTCCAGTAGCCGGTATTGCAATGGGACTTGTGAAACAGGACGAAGATTATACGATTTTAACAGATATTCAGGGGATGGAAGACCATCTTGGTGACATGGACTTTAAAGTTGCCGGAACAAAAGATGGTGTTACTGCTCTTCAAATGGATATTAAAATAGAAGGTCTGTCACGTGAGATTTTGAAAGAGGCTCTGACACAAGCGAAAAAAGGGCGTATGCATATTCTCGGTCATATGCTTGAAACCATACAGCAGCCTCGTCATGAGCTTTCTGCACATGCACCAAAAATCTTAACGATGAGCATTAATCCGGACAAAATCAGAGATGTTATCGGACCAAGCGGTAAACAAATTAACCAGATCATCGAAGAAACAGGCGTAAAAATTGATATTGAACAGGATGGAAACATCTTTATTTCCTCGGCCGATATGGATATGAACAAACACGCGAAGCAAATTATTGAAGACCTGGTTCGTGAGGTTGAAGTAGGAAAGACTTATCTCGGCAAAGTTAAGCGTATTGAAAAGTTTGGAGCCTTTGTAGAGCTTTTCAAAGGTAAAGAAGGTCTTGTTCATATTTCACAGCTTGATGAACGTCATATTAAGAATGTTTCAGACGTTGTTTCTATTGGAGATGACATTCTGGTTAAAGTAAAAGAAATCGACAACCAGGGAAGAGTTAATCTTTCACGAAAAGATGCCATGAAGGAACAAGGAGCTGCAAATAAGGAAACTGAATAG